From a single Tachypleus tridentatus isolate NWPU-2018 chromosome 6, ASM421037v1, whole genome shotgun sequence genomic region:
- the LOC143253072 gene encoding uncharacterized protein LOC143253072 isoform X3, whose protein sequence is MSSIQHPHIIHIYEVFENAEKLVLVMQYASGGELYDLLTEKKVFSDSAARRLFRQISTAVYYCHKNQICHRDLKLENILLDEKGNAKIGDFGLSNIFSKQYLLNTFCGSPLYASPEIVKGTPYCGPEVDCWSLGVLLYTLVYGTMPFDGGNFKRLVRQICEGDYHEPIKKSEATGLIRQLLTVSPAKRATIVDICTDSWVNLGYDHSLLQIAEDLSNLMPVRLDSLLALVPSSSATNSLKKEDFPVIHVQSARERLDDYSSSSDTSVSEDDNSEKLFEGEDGETTTDSFAFVTTETTENIFKDAEGNLIPSQIFENIHKVSAMETVGSKRRSEESYNNSLQNILVVDTNEPQMLLKTMNMKNKPPFTCAYFGECCTKMPSQELVSTTETTENGIWKTENLNQGIFHKEFKIETEKGVSDSKESCQNEPNFYETFENEITTKEIDEALIATSLNNNCKVNANYSKDNLSKIPMMALQQQDIYKCIMESKVKLDLSNKEHRTENPANFQGENFLSENTSHFERSSNFSDEENNVSTVTVDKTGLNNDLVSEEVSNMNVSSPDDSSSTITYKQQPDSKSMTSSKSDFPTEMIFTKKNSLQYPRIFSLSTTSTQSTKNNVTTSTSPTKSSSWSIKPTFCKMAHEYILRKKPSKHKRSNIKPTSTKSFAKRDSFPSKGKLEIDNSPLKSTFKKEKSSINSRPKTSMDRINVLHSNEISLNSNSFEQIIQNEGRLSDQISTAIQSKVQNQIITRHDVSREKNTKNESALCSQNTKHATRRCNSNIAHTNTSYKQKLSNENNSSHIDSHEKQLFIQLNNSIDYSLQKPIKQEKTRKKHSSKIPAVQNVEGFTQKPSVKNKTIVIKRQTVLSSVRGPGKIMTPTHFESPNSLPQGQESKILSSLRNISNAKKAFEKKVTSPIMNPTYNLKKTNNPKTASSNSTTNKSTTTSIKQCSTPSTIATNIAEVKTSSLKVKDSSSFRSPSRMKYSISSNLPQPLSVKTKKSISPSFEKPIRGSISNGSSHTRRYPKNISSLKTAFQRCSRSEMSCSSESKQNSQLSKKNKGSTHETRVINEGKQTIKISQKHTDNDFENQSKKEMKYTENTVQNVSHLKEVLKNEKDKLCVEFKVNEESDNADIFFKKSSNSCEQLKNKQISPVYSYKSNENLERKIEISEDLHKKGDFIARHCDKTSTKSTNEAREKKIAELNCQKNTLLFSGNDSTKQEAKITHKNKEGIIKKTAQNEVDSNDSTDIQKNMDIQIIRRNNSNDLIIPGIAQETKNIIDAEISKVIRDEATSNGDKYNTFVETKTCSMNTQAQENNILHHEENIKASLSSEGSPVENIQTYEQQESFQSMEATVKEQLAYVLCEGLSSRELNQRKQRIINETLKNKHLENDVTGMKVISDCKNEKDVIGISKQQVPSKYIASSRNYSTPEFYREESGMASKVKTGVVLKPISHSTPVTPQLLRKTYYTNPNCVTSKQSLTENVDTQFNENSKYLNNTKLLVPRNCISLSSNSVLSINARKKTIHADNKNLCPKDASENLLKSVVLFTDNGNANKEYEGPLSVTRSFRKITFNSDDSCVTETANTHEVPDGGRTWNKVEKESKSKKQIINSNDSFENIEHVKLKDVSTDIRNFESQSSFSSNDTFEEEFGNWKSVSAKTRVENKFLWKKTKDQYKHTCKDNNLGAKQLLCVKHLGDQSKDKESSDSEDCLDIHFEDTKAVMYRSQGLWQFLQTTNKDSANHLESFKHHSEICLPSLNQQHYVNVPSTCQQTNTKVNCTARSVNQEAPDETLFMGRSHQAPFHIISIAESGPLKSGPSLWTLHRKNQSGRKSSHIDNPTNQNDNSTVKNVTENNFQDGWRPSREVINIPDEVQEETSRNQDNIIIKNASVYGSATHKTNQLDSNSSRGAYVQLPVGSNATQSLQKNNIQPFASLKMPKYRRQIVEDWLSRTASGQEDNNTNREDDKNVKCCSKDINNTLLCDIQQKAEKSSNFQNENEVLTTFQISTSNVPKESEYHVSKSTLNRDQSVYDYPDHPLGLNFEPLIWERSNIASESCQKNHQHIHYTRPLSINVNKDTASDEEEHHTEEHLLVRNQERPIFLMNFPSRRQKLDHQIFTPKCNRNQEPLGKIWQLQSGYHHVI, encoded by the coding sequence AAGCAACCGGATTAATTCGACAACTCCTAACAGTTAGTCCTGCTAAACGAGCAACTATTGTAGATATCTGCACAGATTCGTGGGTAAACCTTGGATATGACCATTCCCTCCTTCAGATTGCAGAAGATCTGTCCAACCTGATGCCCGTGCGACTTGACAGTCTTCTTGCTCTGGTGCCTTCTTCTTCTGCAACTAATTCACTCAAGAAAGAAGACTTTCCTGTGATTCATGTGCAGTCAGCAAGGGAAAGATTAGATGACTATTCTTCTTCCAGTGACACTTCTGTTTCAGAAGACGATAACTCAGAAAAATTGTTTGAAGGAGAAGATGGTGAGACCACAACTGACAGTTTTGCCTTTGTTACTacagaaacaactgaaaatatttttaaagatgccGAGGGAAATCTCATACCATCTCAGATTTTCGAAAACATTCATAAAGTTTCTGCCATGGAAACTGTAGGATCGAAACGAAGGTCAGAAGAATCATATAATAACAGTTTACAAAACATCTTGGTAGTTGACACCAATGAACCTCAAATGTTACTGAAAACtatgaacatgaaaaacaaacCACCTTTCACTTGTGCATATTTTGGGGAATGTTGCACAAAAATGCCTTCTCAGGAATTGGTGTCAACAACAGAGACAACTGAAAATGGAATAtggaaaactgaaaatttaaatcAAGGAATATTTCACAAAGAATTTAAGATTGAAACAGAAAAGGGGGTATCAGATAGTAAAGAATCTTGCCAGAATGAACCAAATTTTTACGAAACTTTTGAAAATGAAATCACGACTAAAGAGATAGATGAAGCTTTAATTGCTACCTCATTGAATAACAATTGCAAAGTAAATGCAAATTATAGTAAGGACAATTTATCAAAAATACCTATGATGGCACTACAACAACAAGatatttacaaatgtataatGGAAAGTAAAGTTAAACTTGACCTTTCAAACAAGGAACATCGAACTGAAAATCCTGCAAATTTTCAGGGTGaaaattttctttcagaaaatacCTCACATTTTGAGAGATCTAGTAATTTTTCTGATGAGGAAAATAACGTTTCCACAGTTACAGTAGATAAAACTGGACTTAATAACGACCTTGTAAGTGAAGAAGTCTCAAATATGAATGTTTCGTCACCTGATGATAGTTCTTCAACTATTACTTATAAACAACAACCTGATTCAAAGAGTATGACTTCATCAAAAAGTGACTTTCCCACAGAAATGATATTCACTAAAAAAAATTCACTTCAATACCCTAGAATTTTCAGTTTATCTACCACATCCACACAAAGTACCAAGAACAATGTTACAACTTCTACAAGCCCTACTAAAAGTTCCTCTTGGTCTATAAAACCAACTTTCTGTAAAATGGCACATGAATACATTTTACGTAAGAAACCTTCCAAACATAAACGTTCAAACATCAAACCTACTTCAACTAAATCTTTTGCAAAACGGGATAGTTTTCCTTCAAAAGGTAAGTTAGAAATAGATAATTCACCTCTTAAAAGTACTTTTAAGAAGGAAAAATCGTCCATTAATTCAAGACCAAAAACTTCAATGGATCGTATAAACGTTTTGCACAGCAACGAAATATCACTAAACAGCAACTCTTTTGAGCAGATCATACAGAATGAAGGTAGGCTATCTGATCAAATTAGCACTGCAATACAAAGCAAAGTACAAAATCAGATAATTACTCGACATGACGTATCACGTGAAAAAAATACGAAAAATGAGAGTGCCTTATGTAGCCAGAATACAAAGCATGCAACAAGGCGCTGTAACAGCAATATAGCTCATACAAACACATCATATAAGCAAAAACTGTCAAATGAAAACAATTCATCACACATAGATAGTCATGAAAAACAACTGTTTATACAACTCAACAATAGCATCGATTATTCTCTTCAAAAAccaattaaacaagaaaaaactagaaaaaaacattcaagtaAAATACCAGCTGTTCAAAATGTTGAAGGTTTCACTCAAAAACCTTCAGTGAAGAACAAAACAATTGTAATAAAAAGACAAACTGTGCTTTCCAGTGTTCGAGGACCAGGTAAAATTATGACTCCTACCCACTTTGAATCGCCAAATTCTTTACCACAAGGACAGGAGTCGAAAATATTGTCATCTCTCAGGAATATTTCTAATGCAAAGAAGGCCTTTGAGAAAAAAGTGACTTCTCCAATTATGAATCCAacgtataatttaaaaaaaacaaataatccaaAAACTGCTTCCTCTAATAGTACCACTAATAAATCCACAACTACTTCCATTAAACAATGTTCCACTCCTTCAACAATTGCAACCAATATTGCTGAAGTGAAAACTAGTTCTTTAAAAGTAAAGGATTCTTCTTCATTTAGATCTCCATCGCGAATGAAATATTCCATATCTTCAAATTTACCGCAACCTTTATCTGTCAAAACCAAAAAAAGTATTTCACCATCTTTTGAAAAGCCTATTAGAGGATCTATATCAAATGGATCCTCACATACGCGTAGATATCCAAAAAATATATCTTCTCTCAAAACTGCTTTTCAAAGATGTAGTAGGTCTGAGATGTCTTGTTCTTCTGAAAGTAAACAAAATTCTCAACTTTCAAAAAAAAATAAGGGATCAACTCATGAGACCCGTGTTATCAATGAAGGTAAGCAGACTATAAAAATCTCTCAAAAACATACCGATAATGATTTTGAAAACCAgtcaaagaaagaaatgaaatatacagaaaatacTGTTCAAAATGTAAGTCACTTGAAAGAagtattgaaaaatgaaaaagataaacTTTGTGTTGAATTTAAAGTAAACGAAGAATCAGATAAtgcagatatattttttaaaaaatcaagtaaCTCATGtgaacaactgaaaaataaacaaatttctcCTGTGTATTCATATAAATCTAACGAAAACTTGGAACGTAAAATAGAGATTTCTGAGGATTTACATAAAAAAGGCGATTTCATAGCAAGGCATTGTGATAAAACCTCTACCAAAAGCACAAATGaagcaagagaaaaaaaaattgctgaGTTGAATTGTCAGAAAAATACATTACTATTTTCTGgtaatgatagtaccaaacaagAAGCTAAAATTACCCACAAAAATAAAGaaggtataattaaaaaaacgGCACAAAATGAAGTCGACTCAAATGATTCAACAGATATTCAAAAAAATATGGACATTCAGATTATTCGAAGAAATAATTCTAATGATTTGATAATACCAGGCATTgcacaagaaacaaaaaacatcattGATGCAGAGATATCGAAAGTAATTCGAGATGAAGCCACGTCTAATGGAGACAAGTATAATACATttgtagaaacaaaaacatgttcaATGAACACTCAAGCACAAGAAAACAATATTCTTCATCACGAGGAAAATATTAAAGCTTCTTTGTCTTCTGAAGGTTCTCCCGTTGAAAACATACAAACCTATGAGCAACAAGAGTCATTTCAAAGTATGGAAGCGACGGTGAAAGAACAGCTGGCTTATGTTTTATGTGAAGGTCTTTCATCACGTGAACTTAATCAGAGAAAACAGAGAATTATAAATGaaacactgaaaaacaaacatttagaaaacGATGTAACAGGCATGAAAGTAATATCTGATTGCAAAAATGAAAAGGACGTAATTGGAATCAGCAAACAACAGGTACCATCTAAATACATAGCTTCTTCACGCAACTACAGCACCCCTGAGTTTTACCGGGAAGAATCAGGGATGGCTTCTAAAGTTAAAACAGGGGTTGTATTAAAACCAATATCCCATTCAACTCCTGTAACACCTCAATTGTTGCGTAAGACATACTATACAAATCCAAATTGTGTTACAAGCAAACAGTCACTAACAGAAAATGTTGACACGCAGTTTAatgaaaattctaaatatttaaacaatacaaaactgttGGTTCCTAGGAATTGTATTAGTTTGTCTTCTAACAGTGTGTTAAGTATAAACGCAAGGAAGAAAACCATTCACGCAGACAATAAAAACTTGTGTCCAAAAGATGCTTCTGAAAATCTATTAAAATCCGTTGTCCTATTTACTGACAATGGAAATGCCAATAAAGAATACGAAGGACCATTGTCTGTAACTAGAAGCTTTAGAAAGATAACCTTCAACAGCGATGACTCTTGTGTTACAGAAACAGCTAATACACATGAAGTACCAGATGGAGGCAGAACCTGGAATAAAGTGGAAAAAGAAAGTaagagtaaaaaacaaataatcaatagtAATGATAGCTTCGAAAATATAGAACATGTCAAACTAAAAGATGTTTCAACTGATATTCGAAATTTTGAGAGTCAAAGTTCCTTTAGCTCTAATGATACTTTTGAAGAAGAATTCGGCAACTGGAAAAGTGTTTCAGCAAAGACGCGtgtagaaaataaatttctttggaAGAAAACAAAAGATCAGTATAAACATACGTGTAAAGATAATAATCTCGGAGCAAAGCAATTGCTTTGTGTGAAACATTTGGGTGATCAGTCTAAAGACAAAGAATCTTCAGACAGTGAAGACTGCTTGGATATTCACTTTGAAGATACTAAGGCTGTAATGTATAGATCGCAAGGTTTATGGCAGTTTTTACAGACAACAAATAAGGATTCAGCCAATCATTTGGAGTCTTTCAAACATCATTCCGAAATTTGTCTCCCTTCACTCAACCAGCAACATTATGTTAATGTACCATCAACATGTCAGCAAACGAATACTAAAGTCAATTGTACAGCACGTTCTGTTAATCAAGAAGCACCTGATGAAACTCTCTTTATGGGCAGAAGTCATCAAGCACCCTTCCACATAATTAGCATTGCTGAATCAGGACCTCTTAAATCCGGTCCTAGTTTATGGACATTACATCGAAAAAATCAGTCAGGAAGGAAAAGTTCTCATATAGATAATCCAACAAATCAAAATGATAACAGTACTGTTAAGAATGTGACTGAGAATAATTTTCAAGACGGCTGGAGACCTTCCAGGGAAGTGATTAATATTCCAGATGAAGTTCaagaagaaacaagtagaaatcaagataatattattattaaaaatgcatCAGTGTATGGATCTGCTACACATAAAACCAACCAGCTGGATTCAAATTCTTCAAGAGGTGCGTATGTACAACTACCTGTTGGCAGCAACGCTACCCAATcattacagaaaaataacattcaaCCATTTGCTTCTCTAAAAATGCCAAAATATCGGCGACAAATAGTCGAAGATTGGCTTTCTAGAACAGCTTCGGGGCAAGAAGATAATAACACTAATAGAGAAGATGACAAGAATGTTAAGTGTTGTAGTAAGGACATTAACAACACACTGTTATGTGACATTCAACAGAAAGCAGAAAAGAGCAGCAACTTTCAAAACGAAAATGAGGTACTAACAACATTTCAAATTTCAACATCAAATGTTCCAAAAGAAAGTGAATACCACGTGAGTAAGAGCACATTGAATAGAGACCAGTCTGTTTATGATTATCCAGATCACCCTCTAGGTTTAAATTTTGAACCACTCATTTGGGAACGTTCAAATATTGCTTCAGAATCTTGCCAAAAAAATCACCAGCATATTCATTATACACGTCCACTtagtataaatgtaaataaagataCTGCATCAGACGAGGAAGAACATCATACTGAAGAGCATTTGCTAGTCAGGAATCAAGAAAGGCCAATCTTTCTCATGAACTTTCCTTCCAGGAGGCAAAAGTTGGATCATCAAATATTTACACCAAAATGTAACAGGAATCAAGAACCACTTGGTAAAATCTGGCAGCTACAAAGTGGATATCATCATGTGATTTAA